TCGGTCAGCAATTGCTTTATAACCCAAATCTCCTAATTTATCGGCTAGCTTTTCTTTCGTCAAGGAGCCTGATAAAAGGAGATAACTATTTAGCGGATCACTACGTTCACGACTTTCTTGGCTAGCTTCTTGGAATTCTTTTGGTAATGCTCCCTGACCATAAGTTGCATAAGTAAAGTGAGTCGTCCCATCCTTACTCGGCTCTACAATTCTTCTAGCTATTAAACTCTGTTCTGAGTTTACAAACTTCTCTAATTCCTTTTCAAATACCTCACGCGTCGGTTCCTGAGTATCTTTTTTGACACGAAGTAGAGAAACGGAATCATAGCTTGCATATAAATATTGTGGCGCACGTAAGACTATAATCCAAGCAAAGAAGAAGCTGAGAAAAAAAGTTGATAATAATATGAATAGTTTCTTCATAGTAGACTCCTTGTATAAGAGAATAATCCTATAGAAAAATATTTTATCTTTTATAAATTCTTAGAATTATTATCCTAGTTTAATCCATTACACCCTGAGCAACAAGACAACCAATTGAATTCTTTTTTGAAAACGGTTTCTTATAACTTAAGTATATCACTTTCTATATAATTTATCAACATATTTTAGCAAAATATTATTAGTAATAGAATTTTACAGTTACCTTAGAAATAGATGTCGGAAAAGAATTTTATTCAAGCTTTACCCATTCATACTTTATAAGCAAAAGAGATGATGTTATAGTAAAAGGCAATTGGAACTATTGTAAAATTTCTAGCAAAAAAAGAGAGCCGAAACTCTCTTTTTATCTTCTTTTACTTTTATGGACCGACATGAGGGTGATATCTCGCAAGCTAAAGTATGCTAGGAAGAGCATGGCGATTGCGATAAAGAATTCTGTCGGTAGCTGAAGGATTTGCAGGACAGATAACATAATCAAAATCAAAAGTGCTACAAAAGCAAGGACGACAAGGACGATATTAACTGTCCCTTTAATGCTTTCTGGTGTCGCAAATACATAGAGTAGCAATAAGAGGAGTCCTATGATTAAATAAACCATCTTTATCTCTTTCTAGCTCTTATTCAGCTGATTTTTTCTTCTTGTTAGCTTTCTCACGCTCTGCCTTGTTAAGGATTTGTTTACGCAAACGGATAGACTCAGGCGTTACTTCCATGTACTCGTCGTCGTTCAAGAACTCAAGAGACTCTTCAAGTGTCAAGATACGAGGGGTCTTGATAACAGCTGTTTGGTCCTTAGTAGCTGAACGAACGTTAGTCATTTGTTTCGCCTTAGTGATATTAACTGTCAAGTCATTTTCACGAGAGTTTTCACCGATAATCATTCCTTCGTAAACCTCAGTACCTGGGTTGACAAAGATCGTACCACGTTCTTCGATAGACATGATTGAGTAAGTTGTAGCCTTACCAGCATCGATAGAAACAAGGGCACCACGGTGACGTCCACCAATTTCACCTGGAATCAATGGCAAGTATTGATCGAAAGTATGGTTCATGATACCGTAACCACGAGTCATTGACAAGAACTCAGTTGAGTATCCGATCAAACCACGCGCTGGCACAAGGAAGACCAAACGAGTTTGACCATTACCAGTTGAAATCATATCCAACATTTCACCTTTACGTTCAGAAAGGCTTTGGATAACAGAACCTTGGTATTCTTCTGGAGTGTCGATTTGAACACGTTCAAATGGCTCACATTTCACACCGTCAATTTCTTTTACGATAACTTCTGGACGAGATACTTGAAGTTCATAACCCTCACGACGCATTGTTTCGATAAGGATTGACAAGTGCAATTCTCCACGTCCTGAAACAGTCCATTTATCTGGTGAATCAGTTGGGTCAACACGAAGGGAAACGTCTGTTTGCAATTCTGCCTGCAAGCGTTCTTCTACCTTACGAGAAGTTACCCATTTACCTTCTTTACCAGCAAATGGTGAGTTGTTGACCAAGAAAGTCATTTGAAGAGTTGGCTCATCGATGTGTAGGATTGGAAGAGCTTCAACTGCGTCTGTCGGAGTAATGGTTTCACCGACAAAGATGTCTTCCATACCAGAAACGGCAATCAAGTCACCTGCTTTGGCTTCTTGAATTTCACGACGTTCCAAACCAAAGAAACCAAAGAGTTTTGTAACACGGAAGTTCTTCGTTGTGCCGTCAAGTTTCGAAAGGGTAACTTGGTCCCCAACCTTCACAGTACCACGGAAGACACGACCGATACCGATACGTCCAACGAAGTCATTGTAGTCCAAAAGTGATACTTGGAACTGCAAAGGCTCAGCTGAGTTATCTACTGGAGCTGGGATATGGTCGATAATCGTATCAAAGATTGGTGCCATAGTCGCTTCTTGGTCAGCTGGATCATCTGACAATGAAGAAGTTCCGTTGATCGCTGAAGCATACACTACTGGGAAATCAAGTTGGTCGTCATCTGCACCAAGCTCGATGAAAAGTTCCAAGACTTCGTCCACTACTTCTGCTGGACGAGCTGATGGCTTATCGATTTTGTTAACCACAACGATAGGCACAAGGTCTTGTTCCAAAGCTTTTTTCAATACGAAACGAGTTTGTGGCATTGTTCCTTCGTAGGCATCTACGACCAAGACAACACCGTCAACCATTTTCATGATACGCTCAACTTCTCCACCAAAGTCCGCGTGTCCCGGTGTATCCATGATGTTGATACGAGTTCCGTTGTAGGCAACAGCTGTATTTTTAGCAAGGATGGTAATTCCACGTTCTTTTTCGATATCGTTTGAGTCCATAGCACGCTCAGCTAATTCAGTACGTGCATCAAGCGTTTCTGATTGTTTCAATAATTCGTCAACGAGGGTTGTTTTACCGTGGTCAACGTGGGCGATAATCGCAATGTTACGGATATCTTCTCTTAATTTTGTCATGATTTCCTCTATAATATTCAAAATTTATTTTCTAACTGAACGATTATACCATAATTTCAGGTAAATAACATAACTCAAGCAAGTGTAAATGTTTTCACTCTGCTTTTCTTTTCACGTCAAGCCTTTTCAAAGCAAGCGACTTATGATAAGATAGGCACAGTATGCGTTTAGATAATTTATTAGCCCAAGAAAAAATCAGCCGAAAGGCCATGAAGCAAGCTCTTCTCAAAGGGGACATTCTCGTCGATGGTCGCCCAGCCCGCTCCCTAGCCCAAAATATCGATACAGGACTACAGGAACTCCTTTTTCAGGACCAAATCATTCAAGGCTATGAGCACACCTACCTTATGCTTCATAAACCTGCCGGTGTCGTGACAGCCAACAAAGACAAGAAACTTCCAACCGTCATGGATCTCCTTCCGCCTGGCATCCAGTCTGACAAGCTCTATGCCGTCGGCCGACTGGACCGAGATACGACAGGACTCCTCCTCTTGACCGATAATGGCCCCTTAGGCTTTCAGCTCCTCCATCCCCAATATCATGTCGATAAAACTTATCAAGTTGAGGTCAATGGACTTCTGACACCTGACCATATCCAAGCCTTTCAAAAGGGAATTGTCTTTTTAGATGGTACTGTCTGTAAACCTGCAAGACTAGAGATTCTATCTGCAAGTCCTTCCCTTAGTCAAGCCTCTATCACCATTTCAGAAGGAAAATTTCATCAAGTCAAGAAAATGTTCCTCTCGGTTGGTGTTAAGGTGACCTCCCTTAAACGTACTCATTTTGGGCCTTGGAGCTTGGATGACAATCTTCAAGAAGGAGACTATCGCCCCCTAAACTCCCAAGAATTAGCAAACATTCGTGAATTTCTCAGAAAAAGTGGTTAAAAAATGAGCTCGGAAACATCCAAGCTCGTTTTCTTATTTCTCAACTTTGACTTTCCCTTTCCAAGAATCCAAACCATAAGAAAGGATATAAATCTCAGAAAAACCTTGTTTTTTCAAGTAAAGGGCTACATTGGTCACTCTTTGTCCGCGTTGGTTTTCGTAGAGAAGGACAGGTTTATCCTTACGAAGGGCTGCAAGGCTTGACTTCAACTGATTTGAAGGAATATTGCGAGCTCCGAGTATATGTTTTCTGTGGAATTCTGCTGGTTCACGGACATCAATCAATTGACCCGTACGAATCAAGGCTTCAAACTCCTCATTATCTACAATTTTAGCCGCACGGCGAATACGAAGATAGTTAAAGCCCATCCACGCCAACATTGCTAATATAAGTGCCAACAAAATCCAAGTAACCATTAGTTCTTTTCTCCATTTTTCTCAATATAATCCAATTCTATCTTGTGCTCTCTGCGAAGAACTGCTTCTGCCTCTAGATAGTCTAATTTGTCCATCAACCCTGCATCGTAAATCCGAGTGAGTTCCAACTTCATCAGTTCAATATCATATAAGCGTTTTCCCATGTAAACAATAATACCAAATCGTTTGAGGAATTGCTGCACATCATAGAATGTTTTCATAAGACTCATTCTAGCAAATTTTTGTGTTTTTTTCAAGAAGGGACTCACACAATGCTCCTGATTTTCCTATCATCTTTGGCGATTCTGACGCAAGTATGGTACAATAAAAATATGAGAATTCAACAATTACACTATATTATCAAAATCGTCGAAACTGGCTCCATGAATGAAGCCGCCAAGCAACTCTTTATCACTCAGCCAAGTCTTTCCAATGCTGTGAGAGATTTAGAAAATGAAATGGGTATTGAGATTTTTATCCGCAATCCCAAGGGGATCACCTTGACCCGTGATGGGATGGAGTTTCTCTCTTATGCCCGTCAGGTTGTCGAGCAAACCCAGCTTCTGGAGGAACGTTATAAAAATCCTGTCGCCCACCGCGAACTCTTTAGCGTTTCCTCCCAGCACTATGCCTTTGTGGTCAATGCCTTTGTATCATTACTTAAAAAGAGTGATATGGAAAAATACGAGCTCTTCCTTCGTGAAACTCGTACTTGGGAGATTA
This window of the Streptococcus sp. 116-D4 genome carries:
- a CDS encoding DUF3165 family protein, which produces MVYLIIGLLLLLLYVFATPESIKGTVNIVLVVLAFVALLILIMLSVLQILQLPTEFFIAIAMLFLAYFSLRDITLMSVHKSKRR
- the typA gene encoding translational GTPase TypA, translating into MTKLREDIRNIAIIAHVDHGKTTLVDELLKQSETLDARTELAERAMDSNDIEKERGITILAKNTAVAYNGTRINIMDTPGHADFGGEVERIMKMVDGVVLVVDAYEGTMPQTRFVLKKALEQDLVPIVVVNKIDKPSARPAEVVDEVLELFIELGADDDQLDFPVVYASAINGTSSLSDDPADQEATMAPIFDTIIDHIPAPVDNSAEPLQFQVSLLDYNDFVGRIGIGRVFRGTVKVGDQVTLSKLDGTTKNFRVTKLFGFFGLERREIQEAKAGDLIAVSGMEDIFVGETITPTDAVEALPILHIDEPTLQMTFLVNNSPFAGKEGKWVTSRKVEERLQAELQTDVSLRVDPTDSPDKWTVSGRGELHLSILIETMRREGYELQVSRPEVIVKEIDGVKCEPFERVQIDTPEEYQGSVIQSLSERKGEMLDMISTGNGQTRLVFLVPARGLIGYSTEFLSMTRGYGIMNHTFDQYLPLIPGEIGGRHRGALVSIDAGKATTYSIMSIEERGTIFVNPGTEVYEGMIIGENSRENDLTVNITKAKQMTNVRSATKDQTAVIKTPRILTLEESLEFLNDDEYMEVTPESIRLRKQILNKAEREKANKKKKSAE
- a CDS encoding 16S rRNA pseudouridine(516) synthase, producing MRLDNLLAQEKISRKAMKQALLKGDILVDGRPARSLAQNIDTGLQELLFQDQIIQGYEHTYLMLHKPAGVVTANKDKKLPTVMDLLPPGIQSDKLYAVGRLDRDTTGLLLLTDNGPLGFQLLHPQYHVDKTYQVEVNGLLTPDHIQAFQKGIVFLDGTVCKPARLEILSASPSLSQASITISEGKFHQVKKMFLSVGVKVTSLKRTHFGPWSLDDNLQEGDYRPLNSQELANIREFLRKSG
- a CDS encoding rhodanese-like domain-containing protein; the protein is MVTWILLALILAMLAWMGFNYLRIRRAAKIVDNEEFEALIRTGQLIDVREPAEFHRKHILGARNIPSNQLKSSLAALRKDKPVLLYENQRGQRVTNVALYLKKQGFSEIYILSYGLDSWKGKVKVEK
- a CDS encoding YqgQ family protein — encoded protein: MSPFLKKTQKFARMSLMKTFYDVQQFLKRFGIIVYMGKRLYDIELMKLELTRIYDAGLMDKLDYLEAEAVLRREHKIELDYIEKNGEKN